The Sporocytophaga myxococcoides DSM 11118 genome window below encodes:
- a CDS encoding TonB-dependent receptor — protein MKQIIYFRNILSMTIVCLLGTGYSEAATLKGKINGPAKEPLTGAQISIPGLQAGTIAGLDGSFHLNDIPVGIHEVRISFIGFKEIVETIEIKEENETMIKSFLMEAHLQELKEVVVTAYTDKGTDTEARSIEKKAAQTMNVVSAKTIALSPDITVANVIQRVSGLSSERSSNGDPQYAIVRGMDKRYSYTLVNGLKIPSPENKNRYVPLDIFPANLLERLEVYKSLTADQEGDAIAGGINMVMKSAPETFEVKGDFQTGYNYINKIQGFQTYNASVIQKLSPRELYGSDYQAQPLDFTIKNLETQKINPLPDFNGSLSAGSRLFNKRLGLMIGLSGLNSYRGTKSTWFDVATDRFGSNKPALQSMQERNYSTRQFRTGIHGRIDFRINENHKIENYTGFYNLNLFEVRDIRQTMLDGRNYDDKAGNAILAYKTRVKTTYQKIFITNFQGNHKLSKSFKVHWSIALSQANMERPDNATFLRNGELKNFVEQPQNIERGNSRRWEHNQDKDITGYLNLIYQSEKWEKTLLKTGMMFRNKNRDNYFNKYTFDPSPSLQLQGKDWNSYSDVQWDLINPAGSTSDELNYKARENITACYFLVKTEVLNTEVNVGIRVENTYQGYTLKNPKENQTADSSQQYIDVSPSLSLKYKISPIQNLRFTYYKAISRPSFFEIVPYQLEDDDYKEAGNPGLQRVKADNIDLRWEFFPSPSEQILIGGFYKKIKDPIEYALIRSGINNAPMIVPGNYGTAFNTGIEVDFTKYFNKIGIRGNYTFTHSQINTLKALRTRENPAAPASNLILTNVMQKRTLQGQAKHIANISLLFKDLKHGIEAQLAGIYTGERLEVISPFLDNDMYAKPVFQLDFSLEKKLWKKLEVLLKINNLLNSPYEVYIKKPVYKDEGSTLNYPMQISSTKTLVRKDQFYQSFRLGLRFEF, from the coding sequence ATGAAACAGATTATATACTTCAGAAATATCTTATCAATGACGATAGTCTGCTTGTTGGGTACTGGTTATTCTGAAGCAGCTACACTTAAAGGTAAAATCAACGGACCAGCCAAGGAACCACTTACTGGTGCTCAGATTTCAATACCAGGTCTTCAGGCTGGAACCATTGCCGGTCTGGATGGCTCATTCCATCTTAATGATATTCCTGTTGGCATACATGAAGTTCGTATCTCATTCATTGGCTTTAAAGAAATCGTTGAGACCATTGAAATTAAAGAGGAAAACGAAACAATGATCAAATCGTTTCTTATGGAGGCTCATCTTCAGGAACTCAAAGAAGTAGTCGTTACTGCATATACGGACAAAGGCACTGACACAGAAGCCAGAAGCATTGAAAAGAAGGCTGCGCAAACGATGAATGTTGTTTCTGCTAAAACTATTGCCCTCTCTCCTGATATCACTGTCGCCAATGTGATCCAGCGTGTTTCAGGTTTATCATCTGAAAGAAGTAGCAACGGAGATCCTCAGTATGCTATAGTAAGAGGTATGGACAAAAGGTATAGTTATACTCTTGTAAACGGGTTAAAAATTCCCAGTCCTGAAAATAAAAACAGATATGTCCCTTTAGACATCTTTCCTGCCAATCTCCTTGAAAGACTTGAAGTATATAAGAGTCTTACAGCTGACCAGGAAGGTGATGCCATCGCCGGAGGTATCAACATGGTTATGAAGAGCGCTCCTGAAACCTTTGAAGTAAAAGGAGATTTTCAAACAGGTTATAACTACATTAATAAGATACAGGGCTTTCAGACATATAATGCTTCAGTTATCCAGAAGCTTTCTCCAAGAGAATTATATGGATCAGACTATCAGGCACAGCCATTGGACTTTACAATTAAAAATCTGGAAACTCAAAAGATAAATCCGCTACCTGACTTTAATGGTTCTTTGTCTGCAGGGAGTCGCTTATTCAATAAACGCCTGGGGTTAATGATAGGACTTAGTGGGCTAAACTCCTATCGTGGTACTAAAAGTACCTGGTTTGATGTTGCCACAGATCGCTTTGGCTCCAACAAGCCAGCCCTTCAGAGCATGCAGGAAAGGAATTACAGCACCCGACAATTCCGAACCGGGATACATGGACGAATAGATTTCAGAATTAATGAGAATCATAAAATAGAGAACTACACTGGGTTCTATAACCTTAATCTTTTCGAAGTAAGAGATATCAGGCAAACGATGCTTGATGGAAGAAACTATGATGACAAAGCAGGAAATGCAATTCTTGCATACAAGACCAGAGTAAAAACTACTTATCAGAAAATTTTCATTACCAATTTCCAGGGAAATCATAAGCTCTCAAAATCATTCAAAGTTCATTGGTCAATAGCGCTTTCCCAGGCCAATATGGAGCGTCCGGACAACGCTACATTTCTGAGAAACGGAGAACTAAAAAACTTTGTTGAACAACCGCAAAATATAGAAAGAGGGAATTCAAGAAGGTGGGAACACAATCAGGATAAAGATATAACAGGTTACCTTAATCTTATTTATCAGTCTGAGAAATGGGAGAAAACATTACTTAAAACAGGTATGATGTTCCGCAATAAAAACAGAGATAACTATTTTAACAAATACACATTCGATCCAAGTCCAAGTTTACAATTGCAAGGAAAGGATTGGAATAGCTATTCCGATGTTCAATGGGATCTTATAAATCCTGCAGGAAGCACATCAGATGAACTTAATTACAAAGCAAGAGAAAACATTACTGCCTGTTATTTCCTTGTTAAAACTGAAGTATTAAATACTGAAGTGAATGTTGGTATCAGAGTTGAAAACACCTATCAGGGCTATACATTAAAGAATCCTAAAGAAAATCAGACCGCCGATAGTTCGCAGCAATATATAGATGTATCACCAAGCCTAAGTTTAAAATATAAAATCTCTCCAATTCAGAACCTGAGGTTCACTTATTACAAAGCTATATCAAGGCCAAGTTTCTTTGAGATCGTCCCTTATCAGCTTGAAGATGACGATTATAAAGAGGCTGGAAATCCAGGACTACAGAGAGTAAAAGCAGATAATATAGATCTTCGTTGGGAATTCTTCCCTTCTCCTTCAGAACAGATACTTATAGGTGGTTTTTATAAAAAGATTAAAGACCCGATAGAATATGCTCTGATAAGAAGCGGGATCAACAATGCTCCTATGATTGTCCCGGGTAACTATGGTACTGCTTTTAATACAGGTATAGAAGTAGATTTCACAAAGTATTTTAATAAAATAGGTATCAGAGGTAATTATACTTTTACTCATTCACAGATCAATACTCTCAAAGCTTTAAGAACAAGGGAGAACCCTGCAGCCCCTGCGAGTAATCTTATACTGACGAATGTTATGCAGAAAAGAACATTGCAAGGACAAGCCAAACATATTGCAAACATCTCCCTGCTTTTCAAAGATCTGAAGCACGGTATCGAAGCGCAACTTGCAGGAATATATACTGGAGAAAGACTTGAAGTCATCTCTCCTTTTCTTGACAATGATATGTATGCTAAGCCAGTCTTTCAGCTAGATTTTTCATTAGAGAAAAAATTATGGAAGAAGCTGGAAGTCCTTTTGAAAATTAACAACCTTCTTAATTCGCCTTATGAAGTATATATCAAGAAGCCAGTGTACAAAGATGAAGGAAGCACACTTAATTATCCAATGCAGATTTCATCCACAAAGACTCTTGTAAGAAAAGATCAGTTCTACCAATCATTCCGATTAGGTTTAAGATTCGAATTTTAA
- a CDS encoding purple acid phosphatase family protein encodes MHFKINSNSLLKKVLLIHFVLLSIFPSTCFAQVKKSDKIPLESNSIRFFFIGDWGRNGEHNQQEVADQMGKTGETFDPKFIISAGDNFYCCGVASTEDPQWKYSYEDVYRAHSLNIPWFPILGNHDYLGNPQAQIDYSQISRRWRMPARYYTVNTKDVLFIFLDTNPFIKKHYKKQGEYADVALQDTLRQLQWLDSTLVNSKEKWKIVVGHHPIYSTGSKHGSTPELIQTLKPILEKYHVQLYLAGHDHDLQFQKPANSSVNYLISGAGSEVRPNTPDPAMTKYAAAVAGFMAFSILDNKLTVYFIDKKGNVIYQTEILQD; translated from the coding sequence ATGCACTTTAAAATCAATTCAAATTCCTTACTTAAAAAAGTTCTACTAATCCATTTCGTTTTATTATCAATATTTCCCTCAACATGCTTTGCACAAGTAAAAAAATCCGATAAGATTCCTCTTGAATCCAATTCTATTCGCTTCTTCTTTATAGGTGACTGGGGAAGGAATGGAGAACACAATCAGCAGGAAGTGGCGGATCAAATGGGAAAGACAGGAGAAACATTTGATCCCAAATTTATTATTTCTGCGGGAGATAATTTCTACTGCTGTGGGGTGGCAAGCACCGAAGATCCACAGTGGAAATATTCTTATGAAGATGTATACAGAGCTCATTCTCTTAATATTCCCTGGTTTCCTATTCTTGGCAACCATGACTACCTCGGTAATCCACAGGCTCAGATAGACTATTCTCAAATCAGCAGGAGATGGAGAATGCCAGCCAGATATTACACGGTGAATACGAAAGACGTTTTATTTATTTTTCTTGACACCAATCCTTTTATCAAAAAGCATTATAAAAAACAAGGAGAATATGCTGATGTGGCTCTTCAGGATACATTAAGACAACTTCAATGGCTGGATAGCACATTAGTCAATAGTAAAGAAAAATGGAAGATCGTTGTGGGCCATCATCCCATATATTCCACAGGAAGCAAGCATGGCAGTACTCCTGAACTTATTCAAACATTGAAACCTATTCTAGAAAAATATCATGTTCAATTATATCTTGCCGGACATGACCATGATTTGCAATTTCAAAAACCAGCTAACAGCAGTGTAAATTATCTGATCAGCGGAGCAGGGTCAGAAGTAAGACCTAATACTCCTGATCCGGCTATGACTAAATATGCTGCTGCAGTGGCAGGATTTATGGCATTCTCTATACTTGACAATAAACTCACTGTATATTTCATTGATAAAAAAGGAAATGTGATTTATCAAACAGAAATATTGCAGGATTAA
- a CDS encoding LLM class flavin-dependent oxidoreductase: MYISVLDQSHIPKGGTAEQALAATIELAKLADNLGYHRFWVSEHHNMYSVAGSSPEVLLGYLAAQTKKIRIGSGGVMLPHYSALKVAENFRILEALAPGRIDLGVGRAPGGDRLTASLLNPHNHFSEQDFIEQLQDLQGYLDDSLKSESDKGKVLATPIVKGIPEQWVLSSSGQSGLFAAHLGMAFAFAHFINPNGGARAVEVYRNYFKPSEQLRTPRVLVALFMFCSDSKERNEQVIAVLNYRFLQLETKGRFDPVTFEEIKDVRYSPAEEQRIAFNRQRFAIGTPEELRKQLTLLADEYDVNEIMAVNAAFDFEDRLKSYELFASVFL; the protein is encoded by the coding sequence ATGTATATAAGTGTATTAGATCAATCACATATTCCTAAAGGGGGAACAGCAGAACAGGCACTGGCAGCGACCATTGAGCTTGCGAAGCTTGCAGATAATCTAGGGTATCACAGATTCTGGGTTTCAGAACATCATAATATGTATTCTGTTGCGGGCTCATCGCCAGAAGTATTATTGGGCTATCTGGCAGCTCAGACGAAAAAGATCAGAATAGGTTCAGGTGGTGTTATGTTGCCGCATTACAGTGCCTTAAAAGTGGCTGAAAATTTCAGGATATTGGAGGCTCTTGCTCCTGGCCGCATAGATCTTGGTGTAGGCCGGGCACCCGGTGGGGACAGACTTACAGCTTCATTGCTTAATCCTCATAATCATTTCAGTGAACAGGATTTTATAGAACAGCTTCAGGATCTTCAAGGGTATCTCGATGATTCTCTCAAGTCTGAATCCGATAAGGGGAAGGTACTTGCAACTCCCATTGTTAAAGGTATTCCAGAGCAGTGGGTATTAAGTTCCAGTGGTCAAAGCGGTCTATTTGCGGCTCATTTGGGAATGGCATTCGCTTTTGCTCATTTTATTAATCCTAATGGAGGAGCAAGGGCTGTAGAAGTTTACAGGAACTATTTTAAGCCTTCTGAACAACTCAGGACACCGAGGGTATTGGTTGCTCTTTTTATGTTTTGCTCTGATTCAAAAGAAAGAAATGAACAAGTAATAGCCGTGTTGAATTACAGGTTCCTCCAACTTGAAACCAAAGGCCGGTTTGATCCAGTTACCTTCGAAGAAATAAAAGATGTAAGATACAGTCCGGCTGAGGAACAAAGGATCGCTTTTAACAGGCAACGCTTTGCAATAGGCACGCCAGAAGAGCTCAGAAAGCAGCTTACTTTACTTGCAGATGAGTATGATGTGAATGAAATAATGGCGGTAAATGCAGCATTTGATTTTGAAGACAGGTTGAAATCTTACGAGTTATTTGCAAGTGTTTTTCTTTAA
- a CDS encoding heme-binding domain-containing protein, which produces MKKKIIYGALLLLIAIQFVRPEKNEGIADTSNDITHHVDVPESTLKILKTSCYDCHSNHTNYPLYSEIMPFGWFLANHVKDGKKHLNFSDFSKYAKKKIDHKLEETAEEVEKHDMPLSTYLIMHSEAKLNESQTQELIEWVNKERSKLQASGL; this is translated from the coding sequence ATGAAGAAAAAAATTATTTATGGAGCATTGCTCCTGCTTATTGCAATTCAGTTTGTAAGACCAGAAAAAAATGAAGGTATAGCGGATACTTCAAATGATATAACTCATCATGTTGATGTTCCGGAAAGCACATTAAAAATCCTTAAGACCTCTTGCTATGATTGCCATTCGAATCATACCAATTACCCTTTGTATTCTGAGATAATGCCTTTCGGATGGTTCCTTGCCAATCATGTAAAGGATGGTAAAAAACATTTAAACTTTTCAGACTTTTCAAAATATGCCAAAAAGAAGATTGATCATAAACTAGAGGAGACTGCTGAAGAAGTTGAAAAACATGACATGCCGCTTTCAACTTATCTGATCATGCATTCAGAAGCAAAGTTAAATGAGAGTCAGACACAGGAACTTATTGAATGGGTAAATAAAGAAAGGTCTAAGCTACAGGCATCGGGACTTTAA
- a CDS encoding outer membrane beta-barrel family protein codes for MKYSIVFCVLLAFSNIILAQTKQPDGNTATSTAPKGKGKIEGVIKDSANSASVPFATVALISQESGNPVNGTMADDNGKFEITKIEAGIYSIEISFIGYDTKLIKGISVAEGKENVELGEIKLSQTIQQLKEVTVVGEKPIFEEKVDRTVYNAENDAGNKGGDASDVLRKVPMLSVDLDGNVSLRGSENVKVLINNKPSTITATSVADALRQIPADMIKSVEVITSPSAKYDAEGSAGIINIITKKNTLQGAMVSIDGSVGVRASSLGLNGSYRKGKMGFSLGGNGRWSYNTPGSFRNTQTTVSETGEVNENVQYANTRNFHGFGNYQFGWDYDIDKNNLLTASAKFGFRNGNNYQDNLTTETYQSGILENIGIRNVFTKNNNNNLDLNLNYTHLFKKPMRELSFMALYSRDKSVNDFTNSIMDNLGLSTVSRLKNINDSYNQEATFQVDYQTPIDSMVMLEAGVKNIYRNVTSNYKYFSAPGSDGTFSEVNNNDLSNKLNYNQNVASAYSAATVTLKKVYSAKVGLRYEYTTIDARLQKGGDNIDIPSYGILVPSINLSRKLKSGNIVKASYNRRIQRPSLRYLNPNFQAANPLNVSYGNPELDPEYTNNFELAYNAYIKKSSLTISTFAKNSNNAIQSVRNVKGDTIQTTYKNIGSENSYGFSIFANVKLSDKFTLNGGTDVYYAVLKNNVPDPIYNASNEGWVANYRMMAGYKLPKSWEVQFFGFYRGRKVQLQGYQGGFGIYSLNFRKQLKNDKGSIGFGAENFFNASYRIRSELVSPVINQKSTNVLHNMNFKVTFTYKIGKMSMEDAKPKKRRKLINNDDLKDGGGGDGTNMSDMPSGGQGGSEQRQGPVRGKGGKDNRSK; via the coding sequence GTGAAGTATTCAATCGTTTTTTGTGTCCTTTTAGCATTTTCCAATATTATTTTAGCACAGACTAAGCAACCTGATGGAAATACAGCTACGTCGACTGCTCCTAAAGGTAAAGGTAAGATTGAAGGTGTAATTAAAGATTCTGCCAATAGTGCGTCTGTTCCTTTTGCTACTGTAGCTTTGATAAGTCAGGAATCAGGAAACCCTGTTAATGGAACCATGGCAGATGATAATGGTAAATTTGAAATTACTAAAATTGAAGCTGGTATTTATAGTATCGAAATTTCTTTTATCGGCTATGATACTAAGTTAATAAAGGGAATATCTGTTGCTGAAGGAAAAGAAAATGTAGAGCTTGGTGAAATTAAACTAAGCCAGACCATTCAGCAATTAAAAGAAGTAACTGTAGTGGGTGAAAAACCTATTTTTGAAGAAAAGGTAGACCGTACAGTATATAATGCAGAAAATGATGCGGGTAATAAGGGAGGCGATGCTTCTGATGTGCTAAGGAAAGTTCCTATGCTTTCTGTTGACCTTGATGGTAATGTTTCACTTAGAGGTAGCGAGAATGTAAAGGTGCTCATAAATAATAAGCCATCAACAATCACCGCGACCAGTGTTGCCGATGCTTTAAGGCAAATACCTGCTGATATGATCAAGTCTGTTGAAGTGATCACTTCTCCTTCTGCTAAATATGATGCCGAAGGTTCTGCGGGTATTATTAACATCATTACCAAAAAGAATACATTGCAAGGTGCTATGGTGAGTATTGATGGTAGTGTTGGAGTCAGAGCTTCTAGCCTTGGCTTGAATGGAAGCTATAGAAAAGGGAAGATGGGATTCTCACTTGGTGGCAATGGAAGGTGGAGCTATAATACACCTGGAAGTTTTAGAAACACTCAGACTACAGTTAGTGAAACAGGTGAAGTGAATGAAAATGTTCAGTATGCGAACACCAGAAATTTTCATGGATTTGGTAATTATCAGTTTGGTTGGGATTATGATATTGATAAGAACAACTTGCTGACTGCATCGGCGAAGTTTGGTTTCAGAAATGGTAATAACTATCAGGATAATCTTACTACGGAAACTTATCAGAGTGGAATATTAGAGAATATAGGAATAAGGAATGTATTCACTAAAAACAACAATAACAACCTGGACCTAAATTTAAACTACACTCACCTTTTTAAGAAACCTATGAGGGAGCTGAGCTTTATGGCATTGTACAGCAGGGATAAAAGTGTCAATGACTTTACAAATTCCATCATGGACAACTTAGGTCTTTCAACTGTAAGCAGGTTAAAGAACATAAATGACAGTTATAATCAAGAAGCAACTTTCCAGGTTGATTATCAGACTCCAATAGATTCAATGGTCATGCTTGAAGCAGGAGTCAAGAATATATACAGGAATGTAACAAGTAATTATAAATATTTCTCTGCACCAGGCAGTGATGGGACATTTTCCGAGGTGAATAATAATGATTTGAGCAACAAGCTTAACTATAATCAAAATGTAGCTTCTGCATATAGCGCTGCAACTGTGACTCTTAAGAAAGTATATAGTGCGAAAGTCGGTCTGAGATATGAATATACCACTATTGATGCAAGGCTTCAAAAAGGTGGAGATAATATAGATATTCCATCCTATGGAATTCTTGTTCCTAGTATTAATCTATCAAGAAAACTGAAAAGTGGAAATATTGTCAAAGCCTCTTACAACAGAAGGATTCAAAGGCCTTCATTAAGATATCTGAATCCCAATTTTCAGGCCGCTAATCCTCTTAATGTTTCTTATGGTAATCCTGAACTTGATCCGGAATACACCAACAACTTCGAATTGGCTTACAATGCTTATATAAAGAAAAGTTCATTGACTATTTCAACTTTTGCAAAAAACTCCAACAATGCTATTCAAAGTGTAAGAAATGTAAAGGGAGATACCATTCAAACTACATACAAGAATATAGGAAGTGAAAATTCTTATGGCTTCAGTATTTTTGCTAATGTTAAATTATCGGATAAGTTTACCTTGAATGGAGGAACAGACGTGTACTATGCTGTATTAAAAAATAATGTACCTGACCCTATTTATAATGCAAGCAATGAGGGGTGGGTTGCTAACTACAGAATGATGGCAGGCTATAAACTACCTAAAAGTTGGGAAGTGCAGTTTTTTGGTTTTTATAGAGGAAGAAAGGTTCAGTTGCAAGGCTATCAGGGAGGATTTGGTATTTATAGTCTTAATTTCAGAAAACAACTTAAGAATGATAAAGGAAGTATCGGATTTGGTGCAGAAAACTTCTTTAACGCTTCATACAGAATCAGAAGTGAATTAGTGTCTCCTGTTATCAATCAGAAGAGCACCAATGTTCTTCATAACATGAACTTTAAGGTAACCTTCACTTATAAAATAGGAAAGATGTCAATGGAAGATGCTAAGCCTAAGAAGAGAAGGAAGCTTATCAATAATGATGACCTGAAAGACGGAGGGGGAGGTGATGGTACAAACATGTCAGATATGCCATCGGGAGGACAGGGTGGAAGCGAGCAACGTCAGGGGCCGGTAAGAGGGAAAGGTGGAAAAGATAATAGAAGTAAATAA
- a CDS encoding phospholipid scramblase-related protein, protein MHPILNRNLFFIKEKVGMFKASNNYDIFNPETQELILTCTEEKLGFFTKIFRFTKYKRNTPFNVVVKTTKGETVLTVKRGVSIFLSKVEVFDEKDNLIGKFKQKFFSIGGKFDVVDANDNLVCTLKGKWTSWDFKFMKENQELAEVSKKWSGLGKELFTTADNYMLCISEVLPENAPARILILGAVMCIDMVLKE, encoded by the coding sequence ATGCACCCTATTTTAAATAGAAATTTATTTTTCATCAAGGAAAAAGTCGGCATGTTTAAAGCATCTAATAACTACGACATTTTTAATCCTGAAACACAAGAATTAATTCTTACATGTACTGAAGAGAAGCTTGGCTTTTTTACTAAAATTTTCAGATTTACAAAATATAAAAGAAATACTCCATTTAATGTTGTAGTAAAAACCACCAAAGGAGAAACTGTTTTAACAGTAAAAAGAGGTGTTTCAATTTTCTTATCAAAGGTTGAAGTATTTGATGAAAAGGATAATCTGATTGGTAAGTTTAAACAAAAATTCTTCTCTATCGGTGGTAAATTTGACGTGGTGGATGCCAATGACAATCTAGTTTGTACTCTTAAAGGGAAATGGACAAGCTGGGATTTTAAGTTTATGAAAGAGAATCAGGAACTTGCTGAAGTGAGTAAAAAATGGAGTGGACTTGGTAAAGAATTATTCACTACTGCTGATAACTATATGCTTTGCATAAGTGAAGTGCTGCCTGAAAATGCTCCTGCAAGAATTCTTATTCTTGGGGCAGTGATGTGTATAGATATGGTTCTGAAAGAATAA
- a CDS encoding ammonium transporter: MQKSGFVINNLWMMIATSLVFIMHLGFATLESGLSRAKNTTNILFKNVIIPCIGLLSFALVGYSLMYPGFQKGVSYDFIGFKGFGIFLPEGGEGIDYSSRYTFWTEFLFQGMFAATCATIVSGVVAERIKLISFIIFSALFVSFAYPIIGSWKWGYGWLNTMGFYDFAGSTLVHSVGGWAGLAAVLLLGPRFGKYEGNNIYPIPGHNMTSAVIGTFLLWLGWFGFNGGSVLSADPGEVSRVLVMTCLSACAGGIASSITIYSISKSFDLSMTLNGILAGLVGITAGADQMGVLDSIIIGTVAGMIVVFSVMVFDRLRIDDPVGALSVHLSCGLWGTLAVGLFGNKAGVDQLFAQLIGMCAAGFASFVFSFIVFLILKYTIGIRITIEEEVEGLDALEHGMEAYPNFLPK, from the coding sequence ATTCAGAAAAGTGGTTTTGTAATTAATAACCTTTGGATGATGATCGCTACAAGTCTTGTATTTATAATGCATCTTGGTTTTGCTACACTTGAATCAGGTTTGTCCAGGGCAAAAAATACCACCAACATCTTATTTAAGAATGTAATAATACCTTGTATTGGGTTGCTTTCATTTGCATTAGTAGGCTATAGTCTCATGTATCCTGGCTTTCAAAAAGGGGTATCATATGATTTTATAGGTTTTAAAGGATTTGGAATATTCCTTCCTGAGGGCGGTGAAGGAATTGATTACAGCTCCAGGTACACATTCTGGACAGAGTTTTTATTTCAGGGAATGTTTGCAGCAACTTGTGCTACAATTGTCTCCGGAGTTGTTGCTGAAAGAATCAAGCTGATCAGTTTTATTATATTTTCTGCACTATTTGTTAGTTTTGCTTATCCAATTATTGGTAGCTGGAAATGGGGCTATGGTTGGCTGAACACAATGGGTTTTTATGACTTTGCAGGCTCCACGCTGGTGCATTCAGTTGGGGGCTGGGCAGGGCTTGCAGCAGTATTGTTGTTAGGTCCCAGGTTTGGCAAATATGAAGGCAATAACATTTATCCAATACCAGGGCACAATATGACTTCAGCTGTTATTGGCACTTTTTTGTTATGGCTTGGTTGGTTTGGATTTAACGGAGGTTCGGTACTTTCTGCTGATCCAGGGGAAGTGTCTAGAGTGTTAGTAATGACTTGCTTATCGGCATGTGCAGGAGGGATAGCATCAAGTATTACAATTTATTCCATTAGCAAATCATTTGACCTGAGTATGACCTTGAATGGCATTCTTGCCGGACTAGTGGGTATTACTGCCGGTGCGGATCAAATGGGAGTCCTGGACAGCATCATCATAGGAACTGTAGCAGGGATGATAGTGGTGTTTTCAGTTATGGTTTTTGACAGACTTAGGATAGATGATCCGGTGGGAGCATTATCAGTGCACCTTTCATGTGGTTTGTGGGGAACACTTGCTGTGGGCTTGTTTGGAAATAAAGCAGGAGTGGATCAGTTATTTGCCCAACTTATAGGAATGTGTGCTGCAGGCTTTGCATCATTTGTCTTTTCATTTATTGTATTCCTGATCCTTAAATATACCATCGGTATCAGGATAACTATAGAAGAAGAAGTTGAAGGCCTGGATGCTCTTGAGCATGGAATGGAAGCTTATCCCAATTTTCTCCCTAAATAA
- a CDS encoding P-II family nitrogen regulator: MKKIQAFIRTSKFEEVRNALHKTGIEIFTYYDVKDAVFHRESKGAYRGTSIVDNASVPRRSIEIVVPSEDCEEVVKSIKLAASTGQVGDGKIVIFDVAELVRI; the protein is encoded by the coding sequence ATGAAAAAAATTCAGGCATTTATTAGGACGTCGAAATTTGAAGAAGTGCGCAACGCATTGCACAAAACGGGGATAGAGATTTTCACCTATTACGATGTGAAGGATGCAGTTTTTCATCGTGAAAGTAAAGGTGCTTATCGGGGTACTTCTATTGTTGATAATGCTTCTGTGCCAAGAAGGTCTATAGAAATTGTAGTTCCATCTGAAGATTGTGAAGAAGTAGTTAAAAGCATAAAATTGGCAGCAAGTACAGGTCAGGTTGGAGATGGGAAAATTGTAATTTTCGATGTTGCAGAATTAGTTAGAATCTAA
- a CDS encoding DUF3820 family protein encodes MQPDPEILIKIVKTKMPFGKYKGTLLCDLPVSYLEWFQKEGFPDNSLGMMLATVFEIKINGLQDILNNLKKMY; translated from the coding sequence GTGCAGCCCGATCCGGAAATTCTTATCAAAATTGTAAAAACCAAAATGCCATTTGGTAAATATAAAGGCACCTTGCTTTGCGACCTTCCGGTCTCCTATCTTGAATGGTTTCAAAAAGAAGGATTTCCTGACAACAGCCTTGGAATGATGTTAGCCACCGTCTTTGAAATTAAAATCAACGGACTCCAGGATATACTGAATAATCTGAAAAAGATGTATTGA